A window of Campylobacter concisus contains these coding sequences:
- a CDS encoding Mur ligase family protein, with protein sequence MSLAKFLDGKPLYYKEIDYGRIIRAYATIKEHIKPFKIIHVIGTNGKGSTGRFLAQILSQNGAKVGHYTSPHIFKFNERFWLNGEVASDEILEAAHERLQALLSDEYKIKTSYFEYMTLISAVLFEGCDYFVCEAGMGGVLDATNVFEKELSIFTPIGLDHTAVLGDSLEEISRTKFEAMGKRAILNDEMNDTSIAIAKEITSEKGSTLSFPREILTKENLNEIANYANKFNLPEFLRSNLTLAYAAAKILDSSIDIKKLGALTLRGRCEKIASNLYVDVGHNELGAKAVAKKFSQGEFVGKKLTLVYNSFLDKDFKAVLAALKPVVEDVLLYHYHCEGRELGGELINKALNELKISHREFESSDMNDIKDAKNGKIYLAFGSFHLAEAFLKEYYASKGL encoded by the coding sequence ATGAGCCTAGCTAAATTTCTTGATGGCAAACCACTTTACTACAAAGAGATTGATTATGGTAGGATCATTAGAGCGTATGCGACTATAAAAGAGCACATAAAGCCATTTAAGATTATTCACGTAATAGGCACAAATGGCAAAGGCAGCACTGGCCGCTTTTTAGCGCAAATTTTAAGCCAAAATGGTGCAAAAGTAGGGCACTACACGAGCCCTCATATATTTAAATTTAACGAGCGATTTTGGCTAAATGGCGAGGTCGCTAGCGATGAAATTTTAGAAGCAGCTCACGAGCGCTTGCAGGCTCTTTTAAGTGACGAGTACAAGATAAAAACGAGCTATTTTGAGTATATGACGCTGATTTCTGCGGTACTTTTTGAGGGTTGCGATTATTTTGTCTGCGAAGCTGGTATGGGCGGTGTGCTTGATGCGACAAATGTTTTTGAAAAAGAGTTAAGCATTTTTACGCCTATTGGGCTTGATCACACGGCAGTTCTTGGGGATAGTTTGGAAGAAATCTCACGTACGAAATTTGAGGCTATGGGCAAAAGAGCTATTTTAAATGACGAAATGAACGATACAAGTATCGCTATCGCAAAAGAGATCACAAGTGAAAAAGGCTCCACTTTAAGCTTCCCAAGAGAAATTTTAACCAAAGAAAATTTAAACGAGATCGCAAACTATGCAAATAAATTTAATCTGCCAGAGTTTTTACGATCAAATTTAACTCTAGCCTACGCTGCGGCTAAAATTTTAGATAGCAGCATAGATATCAAAAAGCTGGGTGCTCTTACGCTTCGAGGCAGATGCGAAAAGATCGCTTCAAATTTATACGTTGATGTCGGTCACAACGAGCTTGGCGCAAAGGCTGTTGCTAAGAAATTTAGCCAAGGTGAGTTTGTTGGCAAGAAGCTTACCTTGGTATATAATTCGTTCTTGGATAAAGATTTCAAAGCGGTTTTGGCAGCTTTAAAGCCAGTCGTTGAGGATGTGCTGCTTTATCACTATCACTGCGAGGGTAGGGAGCTTGGCGGAGAGCTCATAAATAAAGCGTTAAACGAGCTTAAAATTTCGCATAGAGAGTTTGAGTCAAGCGATATGAACGATATAAAAGATGCAAAAAACGGCAAAATTTACCTAGCATTTGGTTCGTTTCACTTGGCCGAAGCCTTTTTAAAAGAGTACTATGCAAGCAAAGGTCTATGA